The sequence below is a genomic window from Salinispira pacifica.
CACCGGAACCGCAGGGAGGCCCAGACTCAGAATGCGGGACATGCACTCTTTCAGGGAGGAATACTCCCGTACCGTCTGATTCCCCGGTTCAATGCTGCGCCTGATCTCTTTGCCCCGAACCATTGCCCGTACTCCCACCGGAATGCCGGCGCCATCGGTTTCCCATACGCAGCGGCCTTCGGGAAGGGGGGCGGCCCCCTCCGGAGAGTACAGCGGCTGCGAAAGCTGGTCGGCGGTGAACAGAGTAAGACGTTTGAGAGCTCTGTCAGGCCCCAAAAACTGTTCCACAAATTCATCTGCCGGCTCAGCCAGAATTGCCTCGGGATGATCCGCCTGAACAATTTCGCCATCTTTCATGATCACCAGATAGTCGGCCAGCCGCACCGCTTCTTCAAGATCATGGGTGACAAAAATCACGGTTTTTTTCAGCTTCCTCTGAATGCGGATGAATTCATCCTGGAGGGTTTCCCGGTTCAGGGGGTCAACCGCACCGAAGGGTTCATCCATGAGAAGCACATGGGGATCGGCGCCCAGAGCACGGGCGACCCCCACCCTCTGCCCTTCACCCCCGGACAGCTGACTGGGAAACTTTTCCATATACTCGCCGGGATCAAGTTTGACCAGCTGCAGCAGTTCACTGCTTCGCTCCCGGCGACGGGCCTTGTCCCAGCCCAGAAGATGGGGGACCAGACTCACGTTTTCCCAAACCGTGAGATGGGGGATCAGTCCCACCGACTGGATGGCGTACCCCATGTTTCTTCGCAGTTCAACAATATCATCCAGAGACGTATCAAGTCCCGGATACGTGATGCTGCCCCGTGACACGGGAACCAGCCCGTTAATGCTGCGGAGGGTTGTTGATTTTCCGCAGCCGCTGGGCCCGATGAGAACCGTTACCCGGTTTCTGGGTATCTTCAGATTTACCTGTTTCAGCGCTTCCTTGCTGCCGTAATGAACTCCCACATCGGTCATTTCAATAGCAGACTTGGTATTGAGTATGGATTGTCTGAACTGTTCAATGTTAATCATTGGGATTCTCCCGTTTGTGCGGAGTACTGGTTTTGTAAAGCCTTGGGTGTGAGCAGCCGTATGAGAACCGTGAGCAGCTGGTCAGCCACCAGGGTAATAGCGATAATCAGGAACATCCCCAGGAGCACCATATCCGATGAGGCCTGCCCCAGCCCCTCGAATACAAATACACCCAGACCGCCGCCGCCGACAAGCTTCGCCAGAGTTGCATTGCCCAGAGTCTGGATCAGGGCTACTCTGATTCCGTGAAGAATTACCGGAATTCCCAAAGGAAGGCGCACCATACCCCAGAGCTGGATGGTATTCATCCCCATCCCTCTGGCCGCATCAATCACCTTGCCGTCCACCTCGGAAAGGGCCGTATAACTGTAGCGGAGAACCGGATACAGCGCGTACATGCTCAGTGCGATGATCGCCGGCGTATTTCCGATCCCCCGCAGCCCCATCTGCCTGAGCAGCGGCATAGCCCTGGATAATGCCGCCAGAGGGGCGATCATCAACCCGAAGAGAGCAATACTGGGGATGGTCTGGAGTACATTCAGCACAGGAAAAACCGCATTTCGGATCCGCCGGTACTGATAGGAGATAAAGGCTCCGGGCACACCGATAACTACGGCTATTCCCACACTGGAGAGGGTGATACTGATATGATTCCCGATTTCTTTCAGCAGCCGCCGCTGCTGGTTGGACGCTTCCCTGATAATGCCCAGGGAGTCCAGCGCCGAGCTGGTGTACAGCAGCACTGAGGTGATGAGAAACACCCCCAGGGCGATCCAGGCCCCGCCTTTGGGCGGACGGTCTGAGAGCAGGGGAACAATTCCCGCAAGAATAAACAGGTAAAATCCGAACCCCATTCCCACCCGGCCGAACTCCCCGAGAAACTCTTCATATGCTCCGGGAATTCCCGAGAGAACCCAAAACGCCGTCAGAATGCTCAATCCGGGCAACAGCGCCGGGATAATTCTCAGCCACAGCGCTTCCCGGGAGAATCTTCCGGATCTTCGCAAAAGGATGGCCAGTATGAGCAGCACCGGCGGCAGCATGAGCAGCAGAACACCGCCCGGTCCGGTACGGGAAAGCAGATCTCCGGCCCAGAGGGGAACGCTCCCGGCCACACGGTTCTCACGGATATCCGCAAAGGGGAAAATAAAACTGACGGTGAAAATTATCACCGCCAGTATTGAATACTTGTGTTGCTGTCTATCCCGGACATTCATTATGGGTCCGGATCAGAGAAAGCCGTTGCTGTTCAGATAATCTTCCGCTACCGTACGGGGATCCTCTCCGTTCACGGCAATCCGCGCATTCAAACTCTGAAGGGTTTTCAGATCAAGACTGGCAAACACCGGCTCGAGAATATCCGCAATTTCCGGATACATCTCCAGCACTTCCTCTCTCACAATGGGTGCAGGTTCATACACCGGCTGCACGCCACGGGTATCTTCCATTACCACCAGTCCAAGTGCAGCAAGCTGGCCGTCGGTACCGTAGGCCATGGCCGCATTCACACCTTCGGTGCCTTCTGCGGCAGCCTGTTCGGTGAGTGCGGTATTGCCGCTGGAAAACACCAGAAGCTGCTCTTCTCCCAGGGAGAAGCCGTAGCCTTCTTCAAAACTCGGCAGTGCGGCTTCGCTGGATATGAATTCCTCGCTTCCGGCAATTTTGAATTCCCCGCCGTTGTTGATATATGCGGCAAGATCCTCAAGAGTCTGGAGATTTTCCGCCTCCGCAAGATCCTCACGGAGAGCGATGGCCCAGGTGTTATTGGCCGGAGCCGGCTGGAGCCATACAATGGAGTTGGCATCGTAGTCCAGTTTCTTCACCGTTTCGTACGCACTGTCCGGATTTTTCCATACATCCGCTTCCGTCTCACCGCTGAAAAGGTAAAACCCATTGCCGGTGTATTCCGGATATATATCCAACTCGCCTGTTGTGATTCCTTCCCGAACCACAGGAGTGGAACCGGTCTGGGTCCTGTCGTTCACCTGAAAGCCGTTGTCCTCCAAAAGGGCAACGATCATATTTCCCAGAAGAGCACCCTCGGTGTCGATTTTCGATCCAACTGTAACCGGTCCCTTCAACTCCTCATCTTCAGCATTGCCGCCGGCAAACAGCACGGCTGCAGCATTGAACATGAGCAGCAAAACAAGAGCAGAAACAGAAATGAGCCTGAAAGAACGTCGCATAATACCTCCTTGCTGAACGCACATATGGTGCATATGAGCGATGCGGTCTGATATATACCGCAGCGAACCCCGCTTCGGGGTACATATTTAGAGTACTATGCTCAGGATAAAAGTAAAGAGAAAAACCGGAAATTAGTTCTCATTCATATATTGCACTCCCCGTCTGGTGAGGTACAATATAATATATGACCAGAAACTCATTCGTACCGAAACTCAGCATTGTATTGTTGGCAGTACTTCTGGGCGGGATTCTCCCCCTTCATGCACAGATGGATCTTCTTCCCTTTATTTTCCGGGATATACCCCCGGAACTTGAGCAGGGCATCCCCGTAACCATGACCTACGATGAATTCCGCTCTCTGAACCGGAATATCGATTTCTTCACCGTGGGAATGAGTCTGATTGCCCCGGGCTACGGCTTTTTCAGTGTGGACCGGCCATATGCAGGAGCCGCAGTAGCCGGAGGCAGGGCCGCCGGGTACGGGCTTATGGCGGCAGGAGTAATCCGGCAGTGGCAGGATTTCCGGGATGTGTGGAACGGACAGGATTTAAGTGCAGAGGAATGGGACAGCCTGAAGGTGAACGCATTTCTTTTCGGCAGCGGGGCATTCCTCAATATGGTCCTATGGGGTGTTGATGTGCTGGGTGCATATCATGTGGCCCTTGAAGAAAAAAACTGGGTGATTTATCACCATGGACTCAAGGTGGAGCATGAGAGCAGAGGCGAAGATGAAATTGAACAGCTGAGAAGCTACTTTGTTCAGGATGATCCTGCGGTGCGGGAATATCTCCGGGGACGACTTCACAGAATTGCCATGAGTTCCAGTTGGGGAGATTTTCCCCGGGAAGATCTTCAGGAAGCCCTCTATTATCACGGGGTGATGGAGTACGGAAGGGGCAGAAGCGAACGGGCGGTGCTTCAGCTTCTCAGCGCATATACCGTAGAGGGAACTCAGTGGCAGCAGAAAGTCGGATCTCTTGTGGTGGATATATTATCATCCCGCCAGGCCCTTGCCTGGGAGGATGACCGTGAACTTCTCTGGGAAGAGCTGGGACGTGCCGGGGAAAGCGGGTACGGGTATCCGGACCTGGTCACCCTGCTGCCGGAACTGCAGCACGAAGGACTGAGGTCCGAGCTGTTTCTTATGGCAAACCGGTACCTGGGAAGCGGGGAAAAGCCGCTGCAGGGGGATCTGGTGCTGTTTTCCATGGCCCGGGCATGGGCGGGACAGGGTGATATACAAAATGCCGCCACCGCCTACGCCAAACTGATCAGGTTTTATCCCGAAAGCCCCATGGCAGAGGAAGCCGGAAAACGGGCCAGAGCATTATACACGGCGCTGGGAGACAGTCAGGCAGCCGAGGCATTGGAGTAAGGAGGCAGTTCCGGTCGGTCCGGCAGGGCCGGCTGCTCTGTACTCATGTGTATACAGTCCCGCGGGCAATTAGACACGTAGGTCCTTGTGCACTGCAGCCCGCACCCTTGCTCACGGGTCTTTCAGGAAGCATCAGATTTCCCTGTGCATATGGAAGCGGGTTATAATAAACACCGTGAACAGCACAGCCAGGGAGACGAACAGATACAGCGGTATGCTCTCCAGCCCCAAATTTCCGGCCACCAGGCCGGCGATCCATGGCATAATCGCTCCGCCGAAGCCCGCAGCCGCTATCTGCATCCCGATGGTGTTCGCCTCAAACCGCCGCCCCACCCGCTTTCTGGTATCCGAAACCAGACCGGGAAAAATGGGTGCTATGGCAAACCCGGTAATGCCGATCCCCGCTACACTCAGAGCCGGGGAAATGTTCAGCCACAGCAGGAGAACCCCCATCCCCGCCAGAAGAATGGAGAAAACCAGCAGCAGGGCCGTACTGAGCTTCCGGGCATACACTCCGCCCAGGATCCGCCCCAGGGTGAACATGGCCCAGTAGCTTCCGGTAATAAACCCGGCAACTGCCGGGTCAACTGCCCTGGACTCGGTAAGAAGAGAGTAGCTCCACAAACCAAGCCCCAGCTCCACTCCCGTGTAAATAAAAAACATGAGCATGCTCAACAGGGACGGGAGGTTTCTCAGAGTTTCAAGACTCCCTGCTTCGCC
It includes:
- the osmF gene encoding glycine betaine ABC transporter substrate-binding protein OsmF, which gives rise to MRRSFRLISVSALVLLLMFNAAAVLFAGGNAEDEELKGPVTVGSKIDTEGALLGNMIVALLEDNGFQVNDRTQTGSTPVVREGITTGELDIYPEYTGNGFYLFSGETEADVWKNPDSAYETVKKLDYDANSIVWLQPAPANNTWAIALREDLAEAENLQTLEDLAAYINNGGEFKIAGSEEFISSEAALPSFEEGYGFSLGEEQLLVFSSGNTALTEQAAAEGTEGVNAAMAYGTDGQLAALGLVVMEDTRGVQPVYEPAPIVREEVLEMYPEIADILEPVFASLDLKTLQSLNARIAVNGEDPRTVAEDYLNSNGFL
- a CDS encoding ABC transporter ATP-binding protein; translated protein: MINIEQFRQSILNTKSAIEMTDVGVHYGSKEALKQVNLKIPRNRVTVLIGPSGCGKSTTLRSINGLVPVSRGSITYPGLDTSLDDIVELRRNMGYAIQSVGLIPHLTVWENVSLVPHLLGWDKARRRERSSELLQLVKLDPGEYMEKFPSQLSGGEGQRVGVARALGADPHVLLMDEPFGAVDPLNRETLQDEFIRIQRKLKKTVIFVTHDLEEAVRLADYLVIMKDGEIVQADHPEAILAEPADEFVEQFLGPDRALKRLTLFTADQLSQPLYSPEGAAPLPEGRCVWETDGAGIPVGVRAMVRGKEIRRSIEPGNQTVREYSSLKECMSRILSLGLPAVPVVDDDLTLRAELRYEHIQEVSLQ
- a CDS encoding tetratricopeptide repeat protein, which encodes MTRNSFVPKLSIVLLAVLLGGILPLHAQMDLLPFIFRDIPPELEQGIPVTMTYDEFRSLNRNIDFFTVGMSLIAPGYGFFSVDRPYAGAAVAGGRAAGYGLMAAGVIRQWQDFRDVWNGQDLSAEEWDSLKVNAFLFGSGAFLNMVLWGVDVLGAYHVALEEKNWVIYHHGLKVEHESRGEDEIEQLRSYFVQDDPAVREYLRGRLHRIAMSSSWGDFPREDLQEALYYHGVMEYGRGRSERAVLQLLSAYTVEGTQWQQKVGSLVVDILSSRQALAWEDDRELLWEELGRAGESGYGYPDLVTLLPELQHEGLRSELFLMANRYLGSGEKPLQGDLVLFSMARAWAGQGDIQNAATAYAKLIRFYPESPMAEEAGKRARALYTALGDSQAAEALE
- a CDS encoding ABC transporter permease: MNVRDRQQHKYSILAVIIFTVSFIFPFADIRENRVAGSVPLWAGDLLSRTGPGGVLLLMLPPVLLILAILLRRSGRFSREALWLRIIPALLPGLSILTAFWVLSGIPGAYEEFLGEFGRVGMGFGFYLFILAGIVPLLSDRPPKGGAWIALGVFLITSVLLYTSSALDSLGIIREASNQQRRLLKEIGNHISITLSSVGIAVVIGVPGAFISYQYRRIRNAVFPVLNVLQTIPSIALFGLMIAPLAALSRAMPLLRQMGLRGIGNTPAIIALSMYALYPVLRYSYTALSEVDGKVIDAARGMGMNTIQLWGMVRLPLGIPVILHGIRVALIQTLGNATLAKLVGGGGLGVFVFEGLGQASSDMVLLGMFLIIAITLVADQLLTVLIRLLTPKALQNQYSAQTGESQ